Proteins from a single region of Cytophagia bacterium CHB2:
- a CDS encoding DUF362 domain-containing protein — MIMKTNPKLCEPTNDQSSNRLIFEKLFFHLIGLGALIWFLVRVIPKPSRAAYPCMRAAFPVASAFVLYLLALATSAFAMVKVKAHWQNARYSIAAMFLMIAVISGFIAFQADRPFVYADSRYLDTPNQPMGIGQGIFPGRVVWAWNPDATNENCKNDNWGEAYHEPKNSNMNVIQAMVDESILSLIGQPSVGEAWNALFIHFNEKKNRGAVGYQPGQKIFIKTNAVSTPVDGSHNYSGLNNYTMAKTSPQPVLALLRQLVHSAGVAQEDISVGDPIQSVPNDYWEIWHTEFPNVNYISIVGGNGRTKSLPGSAPILFYSDRGAVLRSGDWNDAAKGVPIYDDKLYSVIEQADYMINVAALKVHERAGVTFVAKCHFGSHTRTNALHVHNGLVNPDGWPTSDPKRDGYGLYRVLVDLMGHEKLGGNTILNVVDGLWGGPGANLRPVKFKMAPFNNDWPSSIFMSQDQVALESVCFDFLKAEFTSDKHAETYPQMAGVDDHLHQAADSTNWPAGVRYDPEKDGTVLASLGAHEHWNNVTDKKYSRDRGAGQGIELVKLHEVTSVNQPAAVQHPHGIRLEANYPNPFNAGTRIVYELPSRTHVRLEVFNTRGQRVAVLVDELNTAGIYSIDFDPAGLTSGFYLYRLSTPQATLSRKLVLVR, encoded by the coding sequence CTGTATCTGCTCGCGCTGGCCACCTCGGCATTTGCCATGGTCAAGGTGAAGGCGCATTGGCAAAACGCCCGCTACTCGATTGCCGCAATGTTTTTGATGATCGCCGTAATCAGCGGGTTCATTGCTTTTCAAGCCGACCGGCCTTTTGTCTATGCCGATTCACGTTATCTGGACACACCCAATCAACCCATGGGCATTGGCCAGGGAATTTTTCCGGGACGGGTGGTGTGGGCGTGGAATCCGGATGCCACCAACGAGAACTGCAAAAACGACAACTGGGGAGAAGCCTACCACGAGCCGAAGAATTCGAATATGAATGTCATCCAGGCAATGGTTGACGAATCTATACTGAGTTTGATCGGTCAGCCTTCAGTCGGCGAAGCGTGGAATGCATTGTTCATTCATTTTAATGAGAAAAAGAACAGAGGCGCCGTGGGTTATCAACCCGGCCAAAAAATCTTCATCAAGACCAATGCGGTGAGCACGCCGGTGGATGGCTCGCACAATTACAGCGGCCTGAACAACTATACCATGGCCAAGACTTCTCCGCAACCGGTGCTGGCTCTTCTGCGGCAATTGGTCCATTCCGCCGGCGTTGCGCAGGAAGACATTTCGGTGGGCGATCCGATTCAGAGTGTGCCCAACGATTACTGGGAGATTTGGCACACCGAGTTTCCCAATGTGAATTACATTTCGATCGTGGGAGGAAACGGACGAACCAAATCGCTGCCAGGAAGCGCGCCCATTTTGTTTTATTCGGATCGCGGCGCGGTGTTGCGGTCAGGCGATTGGAACGATGCCGCCAAGGGCGTTCCGATTTACGACGACAAGTTGTACAGTGTCATCGAGCAGGCTGATTACATGATCAACGTGGCCGCCCTGAAGGTTCATGAACGGGCCGGCGTGACATTTGTGGCCAAATGCCATTTTGGATCGCACACCCGCACCAACGCTTTGCATGTGCACAACGGCTTGGTCAATCCTGACGGCTGGCCGACATCCGATCCCAAGCGTGATGGCTACGGGCTTTATCGCGTATTGGTCGATTTAATGGGGCACGAGAAGTTAGGCGGCAACACCATTCTCAATGTCGTGGATGGTCTGTGGGGCGGACCGGGCGCGAATCTTCGTCCGGTCAAATTCAAGATGGCGCCTTTCAATAATGACTGGCCCTCTTCCATTTTTATGTCGCAGGATCAGGTGGCGTTGGAATCTGTCTGTTTTGATTTTCTCAAAGCCGAGTTCACCAGCGACAAACATGCCGAAACCTATCCGCAAATGGCGGGCGTTGACGATCATCTGCATCAAGCTGCGGACTCGACCAACTGGCCCGCCGGCGTTCGATACGATCCCGAAAAAGACGGGACCGTGCTCGCCAGCCTGGGCGCGCACGAGCACTGGAACAACGTTACTGATAAAAAATACTCCCGCGACCGTGGCGCTGGCCAAGGAATTGAGTTAGTGAAACTGCACGAAGTAACCTCGGTTAATCAGCCTGCTGCCGTGCAGCACCCACACGGTATTCGCCTGGAAGCCAACTATCCCAATCCATTCAATGCCGGCACGCGCATTGTTTATGAGTTGCCATCTCGCACCCACGTACGCCTCGAAGTTTTCAACACGCGCGGACAACGTGTGGCCGTTTTGGTGGATGAACTGAACACCGCCGGCATTTATTCCATCGATTTTGATCCTGCCGGCCTGACCAGCGGATTCTACCTCTACCGGCTTTCAACCCCGCAAGCCACGCTCAGCCGAAAATTGGTTTTGGTGAGATAG